The DNA sequence CAGGATATGGTGCATTTCGGCGCCGTCGGTGGCTTCGTGAACGACATATCCCTCAGCCTCAAAAATACTTTTGAGGGTGTTACGAGTAACCAATTCGTCTTCGACAATAAGAATGTGCGGGGTCTGCATGTTTGCTACCTAAAATTGCCAACTAATATAGAGATTCGAAAGTACAGAAGTCCTGGTTCTCTCGGGCGTTTTGGCAAATTATGTTCACCGTTTTTTCGCCGACCGACTCAAGTACGTAAATACGTTTTGATGCACTCGTTTCCACCTGAAGCGCATCTGGTAACAGGTGACGATGAGGCCTTACAACCGGGCCTGATGTGGCGCTCAGTTTAACCTTATTAACAGCAACATAACAGCGAACACTGATTTTACCGACGGGCAAATCTACGGTTCCATTGACATATATCAAATTTCATTGTAGCACGTTAGCAATTTGTAGAAAACGCGCAATGAATGCCGATATCTATCACAATTTAACATTTTTATTTTCGCTACGGCATAATAAATGTTGATGGCTGAAGCGTTTCCGTTTTCTTGAACTCAGTGATGGGGCGTTTAGCGCCCGGCGCTGTCTGTTGTGTCGCTGATTTTGTTAGTATTTTGTTTCTTATTATCGAATTATAAAGCCAGTGTCCTTCGGGCAATCTGGGAGGTTATGTGCAGTTTTATCTTGTTTTAGTCGCCCCGGCGCGCGCGGAAAATGTCGGGGCTGCTGCCCGGGCGATGAAAACGATGGGGTTTGGTCGGCTGCGTATTGTTGATAGTTCGGCACATCTTGAACCGGCTGCGCGTTGGGTGGCTCATGGTTCTGGCGATGTGCTGGATAATGTGGAATGTTTTGCGACACTGGCGGATGCGCTGGCTGACGTTGAGTTTACCGTTGCGACAACGGCACGAAGCCGTGCTCGGTTTCATTATTACTGTACGCCTGCGCAACTGTTGCCTGTGCTGGAAGAAAAACGGCAATGGGTTTCATCTGTCGCGTTAGTGTTTGGTCGCGAAGATTCCGGGCTCACGAACGAAGAATTGGCGCTGGCGGATATCCTTACCGGTGTGCCGATGGTGGCGGATTATCCATCGCTGAATTTGGGGCAGGCTGTTATGGTGTACTGCTACCAACTGTCGTCGTTGATGGATGTTACGGCTCCGGCCGCACAACCGGCACAGCCTGGGCAGCTATCGGCATTGA is a window from the Dickeya lacustris genome containing:
- a CDS encoding tRNA/rRNA methyltransferase, whose amino-acid sequence is MQFYLVLVAPARAENVGAAARAMKTMGFGRLRIVDSSAHLEPAARWVAHGSGDVLDNVECFATLADALADVEFTVATTARSRARFHYYCTPAQLLPVLEEKRQWVSSVALVFGREDSGLTNEELALADILTGVPMVADYPSLNLGQAVMVYCYQLSSLMDVTAPAAQPAQPGQLSALRERCDRLLLAVGAQQDEKLRDWLQQRLGLLEQRDSAMLHRLLHDVEKTFSVEDIKK